The following proteins are co-located in the Vigna angularis cultivar LongXiaoDou No.4 chromosome 2, ASM1680809v1, whole genome shotgun sequence genome:
- the LOC108326780 gene encoding aquaporin SIP1-2 codes for MVGAIKAAIGDGVLTFMWVFCSSLLGIASGYVTKALNLQDISYNGFPYPSLIVTITLVFVLVFLFTLIGNALGGASFNPTGTASFYAVGLGSDTLLSMALRFPAQAVGAAGGAMAIMEVVPQKYRHMIGGPSLKVDLHTGAVVEGVLTFFITFIVLFIFLKGPRSDLLKIWFLATATVVLVMVGSAYTGPAMNPANAFGWAYLNNWHNTWDQLYVYWICPFAGAILAAWLFRAIFPPPPPPELKQKKA; via the exons ATGGTTGGTGCCATAAAAGCTGCGATTGGAGACGGGGTGTTGACTTTCATGTGGGTGTTTTGTTCTTCTCTGTTGGGGATTGCTTCTGGGTACGTAACTAAAGCCCTTAACCTTCAAGACATCTCCTACAACGGGTTCCCTTACCCTTCTCTCATTGTCACCATTACCCTCGTTTTTGTACTTGTTTTCCTTTTCACCCTCATCGGCAATGCCCTCGGTGGCGCCAGCTTCAACCCCACCGGCACCGCTTCCTTTTACGCCGTTGGTCTCGGCTCTGATACGCTCCTCTCAATGGCGCTTCGTTTCCCTGCCCAG GCAGTTGGTGCTGCTGGTGGTGCAATGGCAATTATGGAAGTGGTTCCTCAAAAGTATAGGCATATGATTGGAGGTCCTTCTCTGAAAGTGGATTTGCATACTGGGGCTGTTGTTGAAGGGGTGTTGACCTTTTTTATTACCTTTATCGTTCTCTTCATCTTCCTCAAGGGCCCTCGTAGTGATTTGTTGAAGATCTGGTTTCTAGCCACAGCAACTGTAGTTTTGGTCATGGTTGGATCTGCCTACACTGGCCCAGCCATGAATCCTGCCAAt GCTTTTGGTTGGGCTTACTTAAACAATTGGCACAACACATGGGACCAATTGTATGTATACTGGATTTGCCCCTTTGCCGGAGCAATATTGGCAGCATGGTTGTTCCGTGCAATCTTTCCCCCACCACCACCGCCAGAACTCAAACAAAAGAAAGCATGA